The following proteins are encoded in a genomic region of Micromonospora olivasterospora:
- a CDS encoding NYN domain-containing protein has product MPLTEPHDDSLPGEEPVGAVHHTGEDDHAGTSDHAGTLDHAGTLDHAGTSDHAGTSDHAGTSDHAGTADHAGAGEPAPEPEPTLPEPVRQRIVALTAAMLPGLPVDEIPVPLRRVAKFAPNRRARLGAPAIAAQLTADPLFRQRITARVLADAGDLGAAVVEGTAPAAADPVEVAALAYLVRPRGWRELIEASGAAVRAEADRALVDELIREAEQRATRAEHDRAVARVEAEKLRDELARVREELGQLREEARQLARTLRETQARERKATEMVATERGRAARAAADADAELRRARARLAEAEAAAGVARASAKEARSVDDARLWLLLETIGQAAVGLRRELALDPADRLPADFVADAFADGSAATPAGAAARARDTDDPARLDQLLALPKAHLVVDGYNVTKRGFGEMSLEQQRKRLITGLGGIAAQTGDEVTVVFDGAERMHGLPPSPRGVRVLFSRKGETADELIRRLVRAEPPGRPVVVVSSDREVADGVRRHGAYPLGADSLLRRLARS; this is encoded by the coding sequence ATGCCCCTCACCGAGCCGCACGACGACAGCCTCCCGGGGGAGGAGCCGGTCGGCGCCGTGCACCACACCGGTGAGGACGATCACGCCGGCACGTCGGATCACGCCGGCACGTTGGACCACGCCGGCACGTTGGACCACGCCGGCACGTCGGATCACGCCGGCACGTCGGATCACGCCGGCACGTCGGACCACGCCGGCACGGCGGATCACGCCGGCGCGGGGGAGCCGGCGCCCGAGCCGGAGCCGACGCTGCCGGAGCCGGTGCGCCAGCGGATCGTCGCCCTCACCGCGGCCATGCTGCCCGGCCTGCCCGTCGACGAGATCCCGGTGCCGTTGCGCCGGGTGGCGAAGTTCGCCCCCAACCGTCGGGCCCGGCTCGGTGCCCCGGCCATCGCCGCCCAGCTCACCGCCGACCCGCTGTTCCGGCAGCGGATCACCGCCCGGGTGCTCGCCGACGCCGGCGACCTCGGCGCGGCGGTGGTGGAGGGCACCGCGCCGGCCGCCGCCGACCCGGTCGAGGTGGCCGCCCTGGCCTACCTGGTCCGGCCGCGGGGCTGGCGGGAGCTGATCGAGGCCAGCGGGGCCGCGGTGCGCGCCGAGGCGGACAGGGCCCTCGTGGACGAGCTGATCCGGGAGGCCGAGCAGCGGGCCACCCGCGCCGAGCACGACCGGGCGGTGGCCCGGGTGGAGGCCGAGAAGCTGCGCGACGAGCTGGCCCGGGTCCGCGAGGAGCTCGGCCAGCTCCGCGAGGAGGCCCGCCAGCTCGCCCGTACGCTGCGCGAGACGCAGGCCCGGGAGCGCAAGGCCACCGAGATGGTGGCCACCGAGCGGGGCCGCGCCGCCCGCGCGGCGGCCGACGCGGACGCCGAGCTGCGCCGGGCGCGGGCCCGGCTGGCCGAGGCGGAGGCCGCGGCCGGGGTGGCCCGGGCCAGCGCCAAGGAGGCCCGCTCCGTCGACGACGCCCGGCTCTGGCTGCTGCTGGAGACGATCGGGCAGGCCGCCGTCGGGCTGCGCCGGGAGCTGGCGCTGGACCCGGCCGACCGGCTCCCCGCCGACTTCGTCGCCGACGCGTTCGCCGACGGGTCGGCGGCGACCCCGGCCGGTGCCGCCGCGCGGGCCCGCGACACCGACGACCCGGCCCGGCTCGACCAGCTCCTCGCGCTGCCGAAGGCGCACCTGGTCGTCGACGGCTACAACGTCACCAAGCGCGGCTTCGGCGAGATGTCGCTGGAGCAGCAGCGCAAGCGCCTGATCACCGGGCTGGGTGGGATCGCGGCGCAGACCGGGGACGAGGTCACCGTGGTCTTCGACGGGGCCGAGCGGATGCACGGGCTGCCGCCGTCCCCGCGCGGTGTGCGGGTGCTGTTCTCCCGCAAGGGGGAGACCGCCGACGAGCTGATCCGCCGGCTGGTCCGCGCCGAACCGCCCGGCCGCCCGGTGGTGGTGGTCTCCTCCGACCGCGAGGTCGCCGACGGGGTACGCCGGCACGGCGCGTACCCGCTCGGCGCCGACTCGCTGCTGCGCCGGCTGGCCCGCTCCTGA
- a CDS encoding DEDD exonuclease domain-containing protein, with amino-acid sequence MGGAEYVQQALAGLDPAAGDGVDPALPLYATTFVVVDLETTGGAPDGGGITEIGAVKVRGGEELGVLATLVNPGVPIPPFITVLTGITQAMLVPAPPIEQVLPSFLEFVSDAVLVAHNAPYDVGFLKAACAKHGYRWPNPRVLDTAALARRVLTRDEVPNRKLGTLAAYFRTATQPTHRALADARATVDVLHGLIGRLGGHGVDTIGEAIEFARAVTPTQRRKRHLADGLPRVPGVYIFRAADDRPLYVGTSGDIATRVRSYFTASEKRARISEMLAAAERVEAVECAHSLEAEVRELRLIAAHAPPYNRRSKFPERVVWLKLTEGPYPRLSVVRSLSPGDDAYLGPFGSRRAAELAAAAFHDAVPLRQCTHRLSLRAVTPACALAELGRCAAPCEHRITPEEYDRRAVAPFRTATASDPRVVVDALLARIEALARDQRYEEAAVVRSRLAAVLRATVRMQRLAGLTRIAELAAVRPAARGGWEVALVRHGRLAGAGVSPPGVHPRPTLEAVRATAETVPPGHGPVPRASAEESERILSWLERPETRLLEMSSGWSSPVTGAGRFRGLLSKAESASSHQLSTERP; translated from the coding sequence GTGGGCGGAGCGGAGTACGTCCAGCAGGCGCTCGCCGGGCTGGACCCGGCGGCGGGCGACGGGGTGGACCCGGCGCTACCGCTGTACGCGACGACGTTCGTGGTGGTCGACCTGGAGACCACGGGCGGCGCGCCGGACGGCGGCGGGATCACCGAGATCGGCGCGGTGAAGGTGCGCGGCGGCGAGGAGCTGGGCGTGCTCGCCACCCTGGTCAACCCGGGCGTGCCGATTCCGCCGTTCATCACGGTGCTGACCGGGATCACCCAGGCCATGCTGGTTCCCGCGCCGCCGATCGAGCAGGTGCTGCCCAGCTTCCTGGAGTTCGTCTCCGACGCCGTGCTGGTCGCCCACAACGCCCCGTACGACGTGGGCTTCCTGAAGGCCGCCTGCGCGAAGCACGGCTACCGGTGGCCCAACCCCCGGGTGTTGGACACCGCCGCGCTGGCCCGGCGGGTGCTCACCCGCGACGAGGTGCCCAACCGCAAGCTCGGCACCCTTGCGGCATACTTCCGCACGGCCACCCAGCCGACCCACCGGGCGCTGGCCGACGCCCGGGCCACCGTCGACGTGCTGCACGGGCTGATCGGCCGCCTCGGCGGGCACGGGGTCGACACGATCGGCGAGGCGATCGAGTTCGCGCGGGCGGTCACCCCGACGCAGCGGCGCAAGCGGCACCTCGCCGACGGGCTGCCGAGGGTCCCCGGGGTCTACATCTTCCGGGCCGCCGACGACCGGCCGCTCTACGTCGGCACGTCCGGCGACATCGCCACCCGGGTGCGCAGCTACTTCACGGCCTCGGAGAAGCGGGCGCGGATCTCCGAGATGCTCGCCGCCGCGGAGCGGGTGGAGGCGGTCGAGTGCGCCCACTCGCTGGAGGCGGAGGTGCGCGAGCTGCGGCTGATCGCCGCGCACGCCCCGCCGTACAACCGGCGGTCGAAGTTCCCCGAGCGGGTGGTGTGGCTCAAGCTCACCGAGGGGCCGTACCCGCGGCTGTCGGTGGTCCGCTCCCTCTCCCCCGGCGACGACGCGTACCTGGGGCCGTTCGGCTCGCGCCGGGCCGCCGAGCTGGCCGCGGCGGCCTTCCACGACGCCGTCCCGCTGCGCCAGTGCACGCACCGCCTGTCGCTGCGCGCGGTCACCCCGGCCTGCGCGCTGGCCGAGCTGGGTCGCTGCGCCGCGCCGTGCGAGCACCGGATCACCCCGGAGGAGTACGACCGGCGCGCGGTCGCGCCGTTCCGCACCGCCACGGCGAGCGACCCCCGGGTGGTGGTGGACGCGCTGCTGGCCCGCATCGAGGCGCTGGCCCGCGACCAGCGGTACGAGGAGGCGGCCGTGGTGCGGTCCCGGCTCGCGGCGGTGCTGCGGGCCACGGTACGCATGCAGCGGCTGGCGGGCCTGACCCGGATCGCCGAGCTGGCCGCCGTCCGGCCGGCAGCCCGGGGCGGGTGGGAGGTCGCGCTGGTGCGGCACGGCCGGCTGGCCGGCGCCGGGGTCTCGCCGCCGGGCGTACACCCCCGACCGACGCTGGAGGCGGTCCGGGCGACCGCCGAGACGGTCCCGCCCGGGCACGGCCCGGTGCCCCGGGCGTCCGCCGAGGAGTCCGAGCGGATCCTGTCCTGGTTGGAACGACCCGAGACCCGGCTGCTGGAGATGTCCTCCGGTTGGTCCTCTCCGGTCACCGGCGCGGGCCGTTTTCGGGGCCTGCTGAGCAAGGCGGAGTCCGCCTCATCCCACCAACTCTCGACCGAACGCCCATGA
- a CDS encoding RelA/SpoT family protein, with translation MDVDAGRGAALGGALPTQPGELPLARRLRSLLSWPSTDGDPVTQLVRTHRAIHPDTDPSVLRRAYTIAENMHRGQFRKSGEPYITHPLAVAQICAELGMDATTLVAALLHDTVEDTRYTLQALAEDFGGEVAHLVDGVTKFDKAFYGKAAEAETTRKMIVAAGKDVRVLIIKLADRLHNMRTLGVRSAASRERIARKTQEVLVPLCDRLGIQTLKRELDDVVLLHLEPEEHARIARHVHDRPGWDAYLADVVARARVALRRGRVDAQVAPRPRHLYSIWKDTVAGGHTVPYDLPRIVIVVDGPATDCYAALGAVHGLWRPVPGRFKDFIASPKNNLYRSLHTTVLGPKDRTVEVLIRTVEMHRSAEYGIAADFRFPRPAGAAAAARAEQLAWLRRVLDWEQEAPDPAQFLQSLRCDLAEAQIQVVAEGRQVVLPAGATPVDVAYELGPERGDHCLAARINGRLAPLSSELEEGDVVEIFTESDAESGFEADVAPRGPRREWLGFVKSPHAQMQINRWFAEHTEPGISIADKVRLGRATIGLALRKHDRGLASDMPLLRLSEELGYPDLETMLVAVVDRALEPDAVVRQLIDLVDHRE, from the coding sequence GTGGACGTCGACGCCGGACGCGGCGCCGCCCTGGGGGGCGCGCTTCCGACCCAGCCTGGCGAGCTGCCCCTGGCCCGGCGGCTGCGGTCGCTGCTGAGCTGGCCGAGCACCGATGGCGACCCGGTCACCCAACTGGTCCGCACGCACCGGGCCATCCATCCCGACACGGACCCGTCGGTGCTGCGCCGGGCGTACACGATCGCGGAGAACATGCACCGCGGCCAGTTCCGCAAGAGCGGCGAGCCGTACATCACCCACCCGCTCGCGGTCGCCCAGATCTGCGCCGAGCTGGGCATGGACGCCACCACGCTGGTGGCCGCGCTGCTGCACGACACGGTGGAGGACACCCGCTACACCCTCCAGGCCCTCGCGGAGGACTTCGGCGGCGAGGTGGCCCACCTGGTCGACGGGGTGACGAAGTTCGACAAGGCGTTCTACGGCAAGGCCGCCGAGGCGGAGACGACGCGCAAGATGATCGTCGCGGCCGGCAAGGACGTCCGGGTGCTGATCATCAAGCTGGCCGACCGGCTGCACAACATGCGCACCCTCGGCGTTCGCTCGGCGGCGTCGCGGGAGCGGATCGCCCGCAAGACGCAGGAGGTGCTCGTCCCGCTCTGCGACCGCCTCGGCATCCAGACCCTCAAACGCGAGCTGGACGACGTCGTGCTGCTGCATCTGGAGCCCGAGGAGCACGCCCGCATCGCCCGGCACGTGCACGACCGGCCCGGCTGGGACGCGTACCTCGCCGACGTGGTCGCGCGCGCGCGGGTGGCGCTGCGGCGCGGCCGGGTCGACGCCCAGGTCGCCCCGCGTCCCCGCCACCTTTACTCGATCTGGAAGGACACCGTGGCCGGGGGCCACACCGTCCCCTACGACCTGCCCCGGATCGTGATCGTGGTGGACGGCCCCGCCACCGACTGCTACGCGGCCCTCGGCGCCGTGCACGGGCTCTGGCGGCCGGTGCCGGGCCGGTTCAAGGACTTCATCGCCTCCCCGAAGAACAACCTCTACCGCTCCCTGCACACCACCGTCCTGGGGCCGAAGGACCGGACGGTCGAGGTGCTGATCCGCACCGTGGAGATGCACCGCTCGGCCGAGTACGGCATCGCCGCCGACTTCCGCTTCCCCCGCCCGGCCGGCGCTGCCGCCGCCGCCCGGGCCGAACAGCTCGCCTGGCTGCGTCGGGTGCTCGACTGGGAGCAGGAGGCCCCCGACCCGGCCCAGTTCCTCCAGTCGCTGCGCTGCGACCTCGCCGAGGCCCAGATCCAGGTGGTCGCCGAGGGACGGCAGGTGGTGCTCCCGGCCGGGGCGACCCCGGTCGACGTGGCGTACGAGCTGGGCCCCGAGCGGGGCGACCACTGCCTGGCGGCGCGGATCAACGGCCGGCTCGCCCCGCTCTCCTCGGAGCTGGAGGAGGGCGACGTGGTGGAGATCTTCACCGAGTCGGACGCGGAGAGCGGCTTCGAGGCCGACGTCGCCCCGCGCGGGCCCCGCCGGGAGTGGCTGGGCTTCGTCAAGTCCCCGCACGCGCAGATGCAGATCAACCGGTGGTTCGCCGAGCACACCGAGCCCGGCATCTCGATCGCCGACAAGGTCCGCCTCGGCCGGGCCACGATCGGGCTGGCGCTGCGCAAGCACGATCGGGGGCTGGCCAGCGACATGCCGCTGCTGCGGCTGTCCGAGGAGCTGGGCTACCCCGACCTGGAGACCATGCTGGTGGCGGTGGTCGACCGGGCGCTGGAGCCCGACGCCGTGGTGCGCCAGCTCATCGACCTGGTGGATCACCGGGAGTGA
- a CDS encoding NUDIX hydrolase → MIPRSRATGRAFAYQVFYRLPVPLRRRLVRLAVPKYIVGAVTLVRDAEADAPGRLLLLRQPPGHSWTLPAGLLQRGEAPVVGAARELFEESGVRLAPERLRPAVPNAVVHAKGWVDVVFEAEVPASTTELKVDGAEVFEAAWHPLDDLPRLSRATANLLGYYGIGPRAGEVPPPAGPRQ, encoded by the coding sequence ATGATCCCCCGCTCGCGCGCCACCGGACGGGCCTTCGCGTACCAGGTCTTCTACCGGCTGCCCGTGCCGCTGCGGCGCCGACTGGTCCGGCTCGCCGTGCCGAAGTACATCGTGGGCGCGGTCACCCTGGTCCGCGACGCCGAGGCCGACGCCCCCGGCCGCCTGCTCCTGCTGCGCCAGCCGCCCGGGCACAGCTGGACGCTCCCGGCGGGGCTGCTGCAACGCGGCGAGGCCCCGGTGGTGGGCGCGGCCCGGGAGCTGTTCGAGGAGAGCGGCGTCCGGCTCGCCCCCGAGCGGCTGCGTCCGGCCGTGCCGAACGCGGTCGTCCACGCCAAGGGCTGGGTGGACGTGGTCTTCGAGGCTGAGGTGCCCGCATCGACCACGGAGCTGAAGGTCGACGGCGCGGAGGTCTTCGAGGCGGCCTGGCACCCGCTGGACGACCTGCCCCGGCTGAGCCGGGCGACCGCGAACCTGCTCGGGTACTACGGCATCGGGCCGCGCGCCGGCGAGGTGCCGCCGCCGGCCGGCCCACGGCAGTGA
- a CDS encoding sugar phosphate nucleotidyltransferase, whose product MLAAGEGTRLRPLTERVPKALCPVGNVPLLDRALARLAGLGLTGPARVAVNACYLGEQVVAHAAGRAHLSVEPGAPLGTAGGVANLRDWIAGRGVLVGNADAYLADPAAAPGPDIAALLTGWDGESVRLLGRPAADPAASGAFSGHRFVGFSLLPWRLVRGLPLEPAELVRALWRPAEAAGALTVVPYAGTFYDTGTPADYLAANLHAAGDGNLVDPTATVTGRCDRAVVGAGARVRGEVSRSVVWPGAEVDAGERLAGVIRAPGGLTVAAGPR is encoded by the coding sequence GTGCTCGCCGCCGGTGAGGGGACTCGGCTGCGACCGCTCACGGAGCGGGTGCCCAAGGCGCTGTGCCCCGTCGGCAACGTGCCGCTGCTCGACCGGGCGCTGGCCCGGCTGGCCGGGCTCGGCCTCACCGGTCCGGCCCGGGTCGCGGTGAACGCCTGCTATCTGGGCGAACAGGTGGTCGCGCACGCCGCCGGCCGGGCGCACCTGTCGGTAGAGCCGGGTGCCCCGCTCGGTACCGCCGGCGGCGTGGCAAACCTGCGGGACTGGATCGCCGGCCGGGGCGTCCTGGTCGGCAATGCCGACGCCTACCTCGCCGACCCCGCCGCCGCCCCGGGCCCGGACATCGCCGCGCTGCTGACCGGCTGGGACGGCGAGAGCGTACGGCTGCTGGGTCGGCCCGCCGCCGATCCGGCCGCCTCCGGCGCCTTCAGCGGGCACCGGTTCGTCGGCTTCTCGCTGCTGCCCTGGCGGCTGGTCCGGGGCCTGCCGCTCGAGCCGGCCGAGCTGGTCAGGGCCCTCTGGCGGCCCGCCGAGGCGGCGGGCGCGCTGACGGTCGTGCCGTACGCCGGCACGTTCTACGACACCGGCACGCCGGCCGACTACCTGGCGGCGAACCTGCACGCGGCCGGGGACGGCAACCTGGTCGACCCGACGGCGACGGTCACCGGCCGCTGCGACCGGGCCGTGGTGGGCGCGGGGGCGCGCGTCCGGGGCGAGGTCAGCCGGTCGGTGGTGTGGCCGGGGGCCGAGGTGGACGCCGGGGAGCGGCTGGCCGGGGTGATCCGCGCCCCGGGCGGCCTCACGGTCGCCGCCGGCCCCCGCTGA
- a CDS encoding Lrp/AsnC family transcriptional regulator translates to MITAIVLIDCATDSIPEVAENLANLPGVSEVYSVAGHVDLIAMVRVREFEQIAEIIAGSISKVPGVVKTQSHIAFRAYSQHDLEEAFAIGLASAD, encoded by the coding sequence TTGATCACCGCGATCGTACTGATCGACTGCGCCACCGACTCGATCCCGGAGGTGGCCGAGAACCTGGCCAACCTGCCCGGTGTCAGCGAGGTCTACTCGGTGGCCGGGCACGTCGACCTGATCGCCATGGTCCGGGTCCGGGAGTTCGAGCAGATCGCCGAGATCATCGCCGGCAGCATCTCGAAGGTGCCCGGCGTGGTCAAGACGCAGTCCCACATCGCCTTCCGCGCGTATTCGCAGCACGATCTGGAGGAGGCGTTCGCGATCGGCCTGGCCAGCGCCGACTGA
- a CDS encoding DUF4142 domain-containing protein, with translation MLGLKRLGLLAALVVVGLAPAAAAQAAAQPSTQDTQYLQALHQVNLFEIASGNLAQQKGQNQQVKDLGAQFVTDHTQLDQTVQSTAQQLGVQLPGSPTADQQKIIDRLNGLSGAEFDKQWVTDELAGHVQAVQATQTEISQGSEQSVVQLAQNALPVLQAHLDALTALAQTLGIPVPQTSASGTPSPGGTGTPAPGTTSESPAPGATESTAPGTESPAPGTTESPAPGVS, from the coding sequence ATGTTGGGTCTCAAACGCCTCGGACTGCTCGCCGCCCTGGTGGTGGTCGGGCTGGCGCCCGCGGCGGCGGCGCAGGCCGCGGCACAGCCGTCGACGCAGGACACCCAGTACCTGCAGGCCCTGCACCAGGTGAACCTGTTCGAGATCGCCTCGGGAAACCTGGCGCAGCAGAAGGGCCAGAACCAGCAGGTGAAGGACCTGGGTGCCCAGTTCGTCACGGACCACACCCAGCTGGACCAGACGGTGCAGAGCACCGCCCAGCAGTTGGGCGTCCAGCTGCCCGGCTCGCCGACGGCGGACCAGCAGAAGATCATCGACCGGCTGAACGGTCTCAGCGGCGCCGAATTCGACAAGCAGTGGGTGACCGACGAGCTGGCCGGTCACGTCCAGGCCGTCCAGGCCACCCAGACCGAGATCTCGCAGGGCAGCGAGCAGTCGGTCGTCCAGCTGGCCCAGAACGCCCTGCCGGTGCTCCAGGCGCACCTCGACGCGCTGACCGCCCTGGCCCAGACCCTGGGCATCCCGGTCCCGCAGACCAGCGCCAGCGGCACGCCCAGCCCGGGCGGCACGGGCACCCCGGCCCCGGGTACCACCAGCGAGTCGCCGGCACCGGGCGCCACCGAGTCGACGGCCCCGGGCACCGAGTCCCCGGCCCCGGGTACCACCGAGTCCCCGGCCCCGGGCGTCAGCTGA
- a CDS encoding cytochrome b: MKRRKLDMAAVPGKAAVGVDERFQVATPLRRLLNKVFPDHWSFLLGEIALFSFVVLLLTGVFLTFFFEPSMTEVVYNGSYAPLRGTPMSAAYASSLDLSFDVRGGLIMRQMHHWAALLFMAAIVVHMLRVFFTGAFRKPRETNWIIGSLLFWVGFLAGFTGYSLPDDGLSGTGLRIASGIMLSIPVIGSWVTSSIFGGEFPGEIIISRFFIAHVLLIPGLLVALISAHLGLVFKQKHTQWPGPGRTNGNVVGERMFPRYALKQGGFFMVVFGVIALMGGLFQINPIWYFGPYEAWVVSAASQPDWYVMFLDGSTRLMPAWEINIPIGDGYVIPPLFWPTVVLPGILVGLSTLYPFLEARRLKDYRSHNLLQRPRDTPERTAIGAMAVAFFIVLTLSGGNDVIADKFHISLNAMTWAGRIGLLIVPPLAYYVTYRICLGLQQHDREVLAHGVETGIIRRLPDGRFEEIHQPLTAAGHDGHGELEYVGWVVPKKMNRLGALGPAIRGFFFPIEKPAEAPVSPGHPPVEPRPAREEISSGESHR, from the coding sequence GTGAAGCGTCGTAAGTTGGACATGGCAGCCGTGCCCGGCAAGGCCGCGGTGGGGGTGGACGAGCGCTTCCAGGTCGCCACCCCGCTGCGCCGGCTGCTGAACAAGGTCTTCCCGGACCACTGGTCGTTCCTGCTCGGCGAGATCGCGCTGTTCTCGTTCGTCGTGCTGCTGCTGACCGGTGTCTTCCTGACCTTCTTCTTCGAGCCGTCGATGACCGAGGTGGTCTACAACGGCAGCTACGCCCCGCTGCGGGGCACGCCGATGTCGGCCGCCTACGCCTCCAGCCTGGACCTGTCGTTCGACGTCCGGGGCGGCCTGATCATGCGGCAGATGCACCACTGGGCGGCGCTGCTGTTCATGGCCGCGATCGTCGTGCACATGCTGCGGGTCTTCTTCACCGGCGCGTTCCGCAAGCCGCGCGAGACCAACTGGATCATCGGCTCGCTGCTGTTCTGGGTCGGCTTCCTCGCCGGCTTCACCGGCTACTCGCTGCCGGACGACGGCCTCTCCGGCACGGGTCTGCGGATCGCCTCCGGCATCATGCTGTCGATCCCGGTGATCGGCTCCTGGGTCACCTCGTCGATCTTCGGCGGCGAGTTCCCGGGCGAGATCATCATCAGCCGGTTCTTCATCGCCCACGTGCTGCTCATCCCCGGCCTGCTCGTGGCGCTGATCAGCGCCCACCTGGGCCTGGTCTTCAAGCAGAAGCACACCCAGTGGCCCGGCCCCGGCCGGACCAACGGCAACGTCGTGGGCGAGCGGATGTTTCCGCGGTACGCGCTGAAGCAGGGCGGCTTCTTCATGGTCGTCTTCGGCGTGATCGCGCTGATGGGTGGCCTGTTCCAGATCAACCCGATCTGGTACTTCGGCCCGTACGAGGCGTGGGTGGTCTCGGCCGCCAGCCAGCCCGACTGGTACGTCATGTTCCTCGACGGCTCGACCCGCCTCATGCCGGCCTGGGAGATCAACATTCCGATCGGCGACGGGTACGTCATCCCGCCGCTGTTCTGGCCCACGGTCGTGCTGCCGGGAATCCTGGTCGGCCTCTCGACGCTCTATCCGTTCCTGGAGGCGCGGCGGCTGAAGGACTACCGCAGCCACAACCTGCTGCAGCGCCCCCGGGACACCCCGGAGCGGACCGCGATCGGCGCGATGGCCGTGGCGTTCTTCATCGTCCTGACGCTCTCGGGCGGCAACGACGTGATCGCCGACAAGTTCCACATCAGCCTGAACGCCATGACCTGGGCGGGCCGGATCGGCCTGCTGATCGTCCCGCCGCTGGCATACTACGTGACGTACCGGATCTGCCTGGGCCTGCAACAGCACGACCGTGAGGTGCTGGCCCACGGCGTGGAGACCGGCATCATCCGGCGGCTGCCGGACGGCCGGTTCGAGGAGATCCACCAGCCGCTCACCGCGGCCGGCCACGACGGCCACGGCGAGTTGGAGTACGTCGGCTGGGTGGTGCCCAAGAAGATGAACCGCCTGGGCGCCCTCGGGCCCGCCATCCGGGGCTTCTTCTTCCCGATCGAGAAGCCGGCCGAGGCGCCGGTCTCGCCGGGCCACCCGCCGGTCGAGCCCCGGCCGGCGCGGGAGGAGATCAGCAGCGGCGAGAGCCATCGCTGA
- a CDS encoding ubiquinol-cytochrome c reductase iron-sulfur subunit, which yields MSTQTEHQAQQGREPLDVHDPRFSRFDIVQEGARRDDIEIVHYEPQVVPGSRAERRLVRTVAAMFLLTGLAATAFLVVYIWWPWEYEPGRGGDKLYTPLLGLTLGVALLGVGFGILTWGKKLLPKEVSIQDRHEGAFSPDDRRITGETMLYLADEMGVKRRPLLGVSLVAGLLPVGAVVAAPLVGGLISQPHKNNQMFTTGFNPSNNGGRPVRLVREDGRPIRPADISAGGQLTVFPGIEHGVSNKHADSPTLLIHLRESDAQKSREANQRVGHGGYMWGNYAAFSKICTHAGCPASLYEQQTNRLLCPCHQSQFLITDNARPVFGPASRRLPQLPIEVDDEGFFVARSDYTETIGPDFWERP from the coding sequence ATGAGCACCCAGACCGAGCACCAGGCCCAGCAGGGCCGGGAGCCGCTCGACGTGCACGACCCCCGGTTCAGCCGGTTCGACATCGTGCAGGAGGGCGCGCGCCGGGACGACATCGAGATCGTCCACTACGAGCCGCAGGTCGTCCCGGGCAGCCGGGCCGAGCGCCGCCTGGTCCGTACGGTCGCCGCGATGTTCCTGCTCACCGGCCTCGCCGCGACCGCGTTCCTGGTGGTCTACATCTGGTGGCCGTGGGAGTACGAGCCGGGCCGCGGTGGCGACAAGCTCTACACCCCGCTGCTCGGCCTCACCCTCGGCGTGGCCCTGCTGGGCGTCGGCTTCGGCATCCTGACCTGGGGCAAGAAGCTGCTGCCCAAGGAGGTCTCGATCCAGGACCGGCACGAGGGCGCCTTCTCCCCGGACGATCGCAGGATCACCGGCGAGACGATGCTGTACCTCGCCGACGAGATGGGCGTGAAGCGCCGTCCGCTGCTGGGCGTCTCGCTGGTCGCCGGTCTCCTGCCGGTGGGTGCGGTCGTCGCGGCCCCGCTGGTCGGTGGCCTGATCTCGCAGCCGCACAAGAACAACCAGATGTTCACCACCGGGTTCAACCCGAGCAACAACGGCGGCCGGCCGGTGCGGCTGGTCCGCGAGGACGGCCGGCCGATCCGCCCGGCCGACATCAGCGCCGGCGGCCAGCTGACCGTCTTCCCGGGCATCGAGCACGGCGTGAGCAACAAGCACGCCGACTCCCCGACGCTGCTGATCCACCTGCGCGAGTCGGACGCCCAGAAGTCCCGGGAGGCCAACCAGCGGGTTGGGCACGGCGGCTACATGTGGGGCAACTACGCCGCGTTCTCCAAGATCTGCACGCACGCGGGCTGCCCGGCCAGCCTGTACGAGCAGCAGACCAACCGTCTGCTCTGCCCGTGCCACCAGTCCCAGTTCCTGATCACCGACAACGCCCGGCCGGTCTTCGGCCCGGCCAGCCGGCGGCTGCCCCAGCTGCCGATCGAGGTGGACGACGAGGGCTTCTTCGTGGCGCGGTCGGATTACACCGAGACCATCGGGCCTGACTTCTGGGAGCGGCCGTGA